A window of Hippoglossus stenolepis isolate QCI-W04-F060 chromosome 18, HSTE1.2, whole genome shotgun sequence contains these coding sequences:
- the dgcr2 gene encoding integral membrane protein DGCR2/IDD isoform X2: MLPKADSSSFVLFSLLFVLTLTDPPRTGPRLALARLLSEQRCSPGQFACRSGKMQCIPMSWQCDGWTACEDKSDEMDCPPVKEERFRFGNGYDQVEDVIGVAQPVRFNKKCPSGWHHYEKTASCYKVYLRNENYWQAVDTCQKVNGSLATFVTNEELQFILKIEVDFDDKVCERKDQCKFWVGYQYVITNQNHSLEGRWEVAYKGSMQVFLPPEGLTSFGEASPTQENVFCAQLQRFQIKSMNERGLHSWHAENCYKKFPFLCKRRQTCVDIKDNVVNEGYYFTPKGDDPCLSCTCHDGEPEMCVAALCERPQGCQHFRKDPKECCKFTCLDPEGNSLFDSMASGMRLIVSCISSFLILSLLLFMVHRLRQRRRERIETLIGGNLHHFNLGRRVPGFDYGPDAFGTGLTPLHLSDDGEGGAFHFQEPPPPYAAYKYPDIQHPDDPPPPYEASINPDSLLYVDLGHNRVSMVPSQMNAMVDGLQADIPNTSCPMPGSAPATQEREDSIDSSTLLVGPDTPTDGHAPAPMPADCTTLSTVV; encoded by the exons AGCAGCGCTGCAGCCCCGGGCAGTTTGCCTGCCGCAGTGGGAAGATGCAGTGTATCCCAATGTCCTGGCAGTGCGACGGCTGGACAGCATGCGAGGACAAGAGTGACGAGATGGACTGCCCCC CTGTAAAGGAGGAGAGGTTCCGGTTTGGTAACGGGTATGACCAGGTAGAAGACGTCATTGGCGTGGCTCAGCCTGTGCGCTTCAACA AGAAATGCCCCAGCGGGTGGCACCACTATGAGAAGACAGCCAGCTGTTACAAAGTGTACCTGCGGAACGAGAACTACTGGCAGGCCGTGGACACTTGTCAGAAAGTCAACGGCTCGCTGGCCACGTTTGTGACCAACGAGGAGCTGCAGTTCATCCTAAAGATCGAGGTGGACTTTGACGATAAAGTCTGCGAGCGCAAAGACCAGTGcaa gTTTTGGGTGGGCTACCAGTATGTGATCACCAATCAGAACCACTCCCTGGAGGGCCGCTGGGAGGTAGCATACAAAG GATCAATGCAGGTGTTTCTTCCACCTGAGGGTCTCACCAGTTTCGGGGAGGCGTCTCCCACCCAGGAAAACGTCTTCTGTGCTCAGCTCCAGCGCTTTCAGATCAAAAGCATGAATGAACGAGGCCTTCACAGTTGGCACGCCGAGAACTGCTACAAGAAGTTCCCCTTTCTCTGCAAGAGGA GGCAAACATGTGTGGATATAAAAGACAATGTCGTAAACGAGGGCTACTACTTCACCCCCAAGGGGGACGACCCATGTCTGAGCTGCACGTGTCACGACGGCGAGCCTGAGATGTGCGTGGCAGCGCTGTGCGAGCGGCCGCAGGGCTGCCAGCACTTCCGCAAGGATCCTAAAGAGTGCTGCAAGTTCACCTGCCTGGACCCAG AGGGAAACAGTCTCTTTGACTCGATGGCCAGTGGAATGAGACTGATCGTCAGCTGCATCTCgtccttcctcatcctctccctgctgctcttcatgGTGCACAGACTCCGACAGCGACGGCGCGAACGCATCGAGACACTGATTGGAGGAAATT tgcaCCACTTTAACCTTGGAAGACGAGTCCCCGGCTTTGACTACGGCCCGGACGCCTTTGGCACCGGCCTCACTCCCCTGCATCTGTCTGatgatggagagggaggagcgtTTCATTTCCAGGAGCCTCCGCCCCCGTACGCAGCCTACAAGTACCCCGACATCCAGCACCCCGATGACCCCCCTCCCCCGTACGAGGCCTCCATCAACCCGGACAGCCTCCTCTACGTGGACCTCG GACACAACAGGGTTTCCATGGTGCCGAGCCAGATGAACGCCATGGTGGACGGCCTGCAGGCAGATATTCCCAACACGTCTTGCCCCATGCCGGGCTCGGCGCCGGCCACTCAGGAGAGGGAGGACTCCATAGATAGCAGCACCCTCCTGGTGGGGCCTGACACGCCGACAGATGGCCACGCCCCCGCCCCCATGCCTGCAGACTGCACCACCCTCAGCACCGTGGTATAG
- the dgcr2 gene encoding integral membrane protein DGCR2/IDD isoform X3: MLPKADSSSFVLFSLLFVLTLTDPPRTEQRCSPGQFACRSGKMQCIPMSWQCDGWTACEDKSDEMDCPPVKEERFRFGNGYDQVEDVIGVAQPVRFNISPWSTEKCPSGWHHYEKTASCYKVYLRNENYWQAVDTCQKVNGSLATFVTNEELQFILKIEVDFDDKVCERKDQCKFWVGYQYVITNQNHSLEGRWEVAYKGSMQVFLPPEGLTSFGEASPTQENVFCAQLQRFQIKSMNERGLHSWHAENCYKKFPFLCKRRQTCVDIKDNVVNEGYYFTPKGDDPCLSCTCHDGEPEMCVAALCERPQGCQHFRKDPKECCKFTCLDPEGNSLFDSMASGMRLIVSCISSFLILSLLLFMVHRLRQRRRERIETLIGGNLHHFNLGRRVPGFDYGPDAFGTGLTPLHLSDDGEGGAFHFQEPPPPYAAYKYPDIQHPDDPPPPYEASINPDSLLYVDLGHNRVSMVPSQMNAMVDGLQADIPNTSCPMPGSAPATQEREDSIDSSTLLVGPDTPTDGHAPAPMPADCTTLSTVV; this comes from the exons AGCAGCGCTGCAGCCCCGGGCAGTTTGCCTGCCGCAGTGGGAAGATGCAGTGTATCCCAATGTCCTGGCAGTGCGACGGCTGGACAGCATGCGAGGACAAGAGTGACGAGATGGACTGCCCCC CTGTAAAGGAGGAGAGGTTCCGGTTTGGTAACGGGTATGACCAGGTAGAAGACGTCATTGGCGTGGCTCAGCCTGTGCGCTTCAACA TTTCTCCTTGGTCCACAGAGAAATGCCCCAGCGGGTGGCACCACTATGAGAAGACAGCCAGCTGTTACAAAGTGTACCTGCGGAACGAGAACTACTGGCAGGCCGTGGACACTTGTCAGAAAGTCAACGGCTCGCTGGCCACGTTTGTGACCAACGAGGAGCTGCAGTTCATCCTAAAGATCGAGGTGGACTTTGACGATAAAGTCTGCGAGCGCAAAGACCAGTGcaa gTTTTGGGTGGGCTACCAGTATGTGATCACCAATCAGAACCACTCCCTGGAGGGCCGCTGGGAGGTAGCATACAAAG GATCAATGCAGGTGTTTCTTCCACCTGAGGGTCTCACCAGTTTCGGGGAGGCGTCTCCCACCCAGGAAAACGTCTTCTGTGCTCAGCTCCAGCGCTTTCAGATCAAAAGCATGAATGAACGAGGCCTTCACAGTTGGCACGCCGAGAACTGCTACAAGAAGTTCCCCTTTCTCTGCAAGAGGA GGCAAACATGTGTGGATATAAAAGACAATGTCGTAAACGAGGGCTACTACTTCACCCCCAAGGGGGACGACCCATGTCTGAGCTGCACGTGTCACGACGGCGAGCCTGAGATGTGCGTGGCAGCGCTGTGCGAGCGGCCGCAGGGCTGCCAGCACTTCCGCAAGGATCCTAAAGAGTGCTGCAAGTTCACCTGCCTGGACCCAG AGGGAAACAGTCTCTTTGACTCGATGGCCAGTGGAATGAGACTGATCGTCAGCTGCATCTCgtccttcctcatcctctccctgctgctcttcatgGTGCACAGACTCCGACAGCGACGGCGCGAACGCATCGAGACACTGATTGGAGGAAATT tgcaCCACTTTAACCTTGGAAGACGAGTCCCCGGCTTTGACTACGGCCCGGACGCCTTTGGCACCGGCCTCACTCCCCTGCATCTGTCTGatgatggagagggaggagcgtTTCATTTCCAGGAGCCTCCGCCCCCGTACGCAGCCTACAAGTACCCCGACATCCAGCACCCCGATGACCCCCCTCCCCCGTACGAGGCCTCCATCAACCCGGACAGCCTCCTCTACGTGGACCTCG GACACAACAGGGTTTCCATGGTGCCGAGCCAGATGAACGCCATGGTGGACGGCCTGCAGGCAGATATTCCCAACACGTCTTGCCCCATGCCGGGCTCGGCGCCGGCCACTCAGGAGAGGGAGGACTCCATAGATAGCAGCACCCTCCTGGTGGGGCCTGACACGCCGACAGATGGCCACGCCCCCGCCCCCATGCCTGCAGACTGCACCACCCTCAGCACCGTGGTATAG
- the dgcr2 gene encoding integral membrane protein DGCR2/IDD isoform X1, producing the protein MLPKADSSSFVLFSLLFVLTLTDPPRTGPRLALARLLSEQRCSPGQFACRSGKMQCIPMSWQCDGWTACEDKSDEMDCPPVKEERFRFGNGYDQVEDVIGVAQPVRFNISPWSTEKCPSGWHHYEKTASCYKVYLRNENYWQAVDTCQKVNGSLATFVTNEELQFILKIEVDFDDKVCERKDQCKFWVGYQYVITNQNHSLEGRWEVAYKGSMQVFLPPEGLTSFGEASPTQENVFCAQLQRFQIKSMNERGLHSWHAENCYKKFPFLCKRRQTCVDIKDNVVNEGYYFTPKGDDPCLSCTCHDGEPEMCVAALCERPQGCQHFRKDPKECCKFTCLDPEGNSLFDSMASGMRLIVSCISSFLILSLLLFMVHRLRQRRRERIETLIGGNLHHFNLGRRVPGFDYGPDAFGTGLTPLHLSDDGEGGAFHFQEPPPPYAAYKYPDIQHPDDPPPPYEASINPDSLLYVDLGHNRVSMVPSQMNAMVDGLQADIPNTSCPMPGSAPATQEREDSIDSSTLLVGPDTPTDGHAPAPMPADCTTLSTVV; encoded by the exons AGCAGCGCTGCAGCCCCGGGCAGTTTGCCTGCCGCAGTGGGAAGATGCAGTGTATCCCAATGTCCTGGCAGTGCGACGGCTGGACAGCATGCGAGGACAAGAGTGACGAGATGGACTGCCCCC CTGTAAAGGAGGAGAGGTTCCGGTTTGGTAACGGGTATGACCAGGTAGAAGACGTCATTGGCGTGGCTCAGCCTGTGCGCTTCAACA TTTCTCCTTGGTCCACAGAGAAATGCCCCAGCGGGTGGCACCACTATGAGAAGACAGCCAGCTGTTACAAAGTGTACCTGCGGAACGAGAACTACTGGCAGGCCGTGGACACTTGTCAGAAAGTCAACGGCTCGCTGGCCACGTTTGTGACCAACGAGGAGCTGCAGTTCATCCTAAAGATCGAGGTGGACTTTGACGATAAAGTCTGCGAGCGCAAAGACCAGTGcaa gTTTTGGGTGGGCTACCAGTATGTGATCACCAATCAGAACCACTCCCTGGAGGGCCGCTGGGAGGTAGCATACAAAG GATCAATGCAGGTGTTTCTTCCACCTGAGGGTCTCACCAGTTTCGGGGAGGCGTCTCCCACCCAGGAAAACGTCTTCTGTGCTCAGCTCCAGCGCTTTCAGATCAAAAGCATGAATGAACGAGGCCTTCACAGTTGGCACGCCGAGAACTGCTACAAGAAGTTCCCCTTTCTCTGCAAGAGGA GGCAAACATGTGTGGATATAAAAGACAATGTCGTAAACGAGGGCTACTACTTCACCCCCAAGGGGGACGACCCATGTCTGAGCTGCACGTGTCACGACGGCGAGCCTGAGATGTGCGTGGCAGCGCTGTGCGAGCGGCCGCAGGGCTGCCAGCACTTCCGCAAGGATCCTAAAGAGTGCTGCAAGTTCACCTGCCTGGACCCAG AGGGAAACAGTCTCTTTGACTCGATGGCCAGTGGAATGAGACTGATCGTCAGCTGCATCTCgtccttcctcatcctctccctgctgctcttcatgGTGCACAGACTCCGACAGCGACGGCGCGAACGCATCGAGACACTGATTGGAGGAAATT tgcaCCACTTTAACCTTGGAAGACGAGTCCCCGGCTTTGACTACGGCCCGGACGCCTTTGGCACCGGCCTCACTCCCCTGCATCTGTCTGatgatggagagggaggagcgtTTCATTTCCAGGAGCCTCCGCCCCCGTACGCAGCCTACAAGTACCCCGACATCCAGCACCCCGATGACCCCCCTCCCCCGTACGAGGCCTCCATCAACCCGGACAGCCTCCTCTACGTGGACCTCG GACACAACAGGGTTTCCATGGTGCCGAGCCAGATGAACGCCATGGTGGACGGCCTGCAGGCAGATATTCCCAACACGTCTTGCCCCATGCCGGGCTCGGCGCCGGCCACTCAGGAGAGGGAGGACTCCATAGATAGCAGCACCCTCCTGGTGGGGCCTGACACGCCGACAGATGGCCACGCCCCCGCCCCCATGCCTGCAGACTGCACCACCCTCAGCACCGTGGTATAG